The sequence TATCTTCACTGACCTGGTATACTTCCTTAAGATGCCTTTTGCGAGAGGACTTAATTACTccccctcctgcaaatcctccatttatcatgtgtaCATGCCTATCAGGGGTTTGTGGTGGCCGATCTCGTCGACCTCTGTCTTCAGCACCTGTCTTCCTTTTTCCTGGATCGTCGGACCTATCCACGAGGTATCTTTCTAGCCGACCTTGTCTGACTagcttttctatgacattttttagatcATAGCAATCATTGGTAGAATGCCCATATAACTTGTGATACTCGTAATATTTCGTCTGACTTTCATCTTTCTTGTGCTTAATAGAACGAGGAGGTAGAAATTTTTCAGTGTGGCAGATTTTTCTGTAGATGTCGACAAGGAAAACTCGGAGTGGGGTGTAGTTATGGTATATTCGAGGTTTTTCCAAGTTGTATTCCTCTTTTTTCTTTGCTTCCTTGTCTTTATCCCAAGCTTGATAGGGAGGGTTTTGCCTTGGAACTGGCTCTCTAAGTCAGaaatttttctccatgttgatttACTTCTCCGTCTACTCCTGTACTTCATACAGGAAAGTCGGGTGTCGTTTTGATATGGATTGAGAAAATGACCATTTTCTGAGACCATTAACTAACCCCATTATtactaggggtgttcatggtctGGTTAATCTAAAAACCAAACcagttttttggttaaccaaaaatatagtattggttaattaaccaaattgaTTTTACATGATAAAACCGGTTATTAACCGGTTAGTGAAATTCAAAACCGGTTTTTAACCGGTTATTAAagcaaaaatcagtttttaaaaaataactggtttttatattaaaaaattaatttttataccataaaattggtttttacatataaaaatagatttttacacaaaataatatttttacaaacaaaaacccaaatttttaaagctttttttaattgaatttttttaatctaaaattttttttctttctaaatgatacgaATAACATTTGTAAATAATGAAATCCCTTCGATTGCTttcgtttctttttctttcttatctctttttagcattttctataaataattttttctaatataaataattttctttctaaatgatacgtttgaaattaggttttgattttaatttggttttggttaaccaattctaaaaatatggatatgatttttaaaattattttattaaactggttaaccaaaatgtggttatggTTTTTTAACCGATTAAccatattttagttttttttatgaaCACCCCTAATTATTACTACTTCTGGAGGTAAGTTTTGTATTTCTTAGcaagctttgttgaatctttccatataatcTCGAAGAGTTTCTCCGACTTCTTGTTTAACCTCTAAGAGACTTGGAGCATGCTTGACTTTGTCCTTCTAAATTGAAAACTGGGTAAGAAACTTCCTTGTCAGATCGTCAAAGTAGGTCACCGACCTCGGTGGAAGGCTATCGAGATACTTCATCGCCACTTTAGTTGACATTATcagaaaagctttgcagcgagttGCATCAGACGCGTCAGCTAGGTACATCTGACTTTTAAAATTGCTAAGATGGTGCCTTGGGTCGGTCGTTCTATTATAGAGAACTATGTAGGGGATTTTACAGGTCATAGGAACCCTAGCTCGCATGATCTCTTTAATGAACGGATCCTCTCCTCCCAGAGGGCTTTCCTCCCAATCAGTTCGAGTACTCCGACTTCTAAGGTTGGCCTCCAATTTTCAGAGCTTTTCTTTCAGCTTTCTGCATCATCATACCTCTTTTCACAAATCTCTTTTCGCTTCTCTTTGTCACTCAATCTCCTACTCAAGTTGCTCTAATCGACCATGGCGCCCGTGACAAGTCCCATGATTTCTGTTGGATGAGGGGGCTCCTCATCCTCGAGTGGATGAACTTCTGAATGGATTCACCACGGTGAAAAATTTTTTGATGTACCTTTCCCGTGGGGGCCACTCGCTCTTTCATGTCGTGGAGGTATCACGAGTGCTCGGTCGTCGTTATGAGGTTTTGATTCTAATTCAGATGCCGTATGTTTGGGTGTAGACTTCCAAGTCCCCGTCAATGGCACCAATGTTCCAAAGGTTACTTGAAATGGAATTGCTtttgggcctgaacgtgaggtccagactcCTTTTAGGGCAGCATCTGACTTCTGCTGACGCCGAGGTGCCGCTTTCTGAGTTCCTCGTGAGGGGGTAAGGGGTAGTACGTGCAAGGGAttctgatacttaagttagcacgggttcaaagcaggtttttagtagattggggTTTGAATATACCTGAGGgtgtcagtatatttatagtagaatagatAACTACTTTTTAGAGTAGTTTCACCTTTGATAATGGATGCCGTTCCCTTTTTCTAGAGAAGTTGTTGAGATCTTCCTTTTTAGATAAGTAGAAAATATTTTAGGAGTCGCTTACTTATTTGAATATATAGGGTCAGACTTTTATCGCTATGTCCGACCTCTATATATGAGGCTGGATAGGGATTGTAGCTGGATCTCttgaataaatttttatttattttgggtCTAATTATATTTTTGAGTCAAGATataaatattagagatataataacTCAATTATATTACCCAACTTAATATCTATCTATCCATCTAttatagaaataattaaaatataaaataaaataagtaataattaaaaaaataaaataaaataatttaaaattattttagattaattttttattatattatctttcattgttattgttagAGGAATNNNNNNNNNNNNNNNNNNNNNNNNNNNNNNNNNNNNNNNNNNNNNNNNNNNNNNNNNNNNNNNNNNNNNNNNNNNNNNNNNNNNNNNNNNNNNNNNNNNNNNNNNNNNNNNNNNNNNNNNNNNNNNNNNNNNNNNNNNNNNNNNNNNNNNNNNNNNNNNNNNNNNNNNNNNNNNNNNNNNNNNNNNNNNNNNNNNNNNNNNNNNNNNNNNNNNNNNNNNNNNNNNNNNNNNNNNNNNNNNNNNNNNNNNNNNNNNNNNNNNNNNNNNNNNNNNNNNNNNNNNNNNNNNNNNNNNNNNNNNNNNNNNNNNNNNNNNNNNNNNNNNNNNNNNNNNNNNNNNNNNNNNNNNNNNNNNNNNNNNNNNNNNNNNNNNNNNNNNNNNNNNNNNNNttactaatttaaaattttaaaataataaattttacaacaaaaaaagtcacataaaacaaaaaaaaatttacacaaaATTTACACAAATTTAAAAGAATcttttacataaaaaatattagagatataactatttctctcattttttttaattcactTAAAATTTTGGGCACTTAATTTGATGATACGTTCAATTTTTTTCACAATATAATCAAAATCAGCAGGGGGCGGAGCTATGTAGTAAGAAAGGGAGCAATAGTccctctaattttaattttttacatgtaaattatatgtaaattttagtttaacttcttttaaaattttattttaattttattttattgtataaatattttttgtttccttCTAATATTTCATCTAGTTCCATCTTTGGTAGAAACTTAAGTGCAGTTTAGTCAAATTAATCAAATCATTTAATATTCTTAATTATCAACTTTACGTAAAATTAACTATACCTGAGTTTTCTATATGTGGACACTAATattagaaagagaagaagaagaaaaataattaagaaaGAGAAACCCAAAATTTTTACTTAAAAAGAAGTAGAGTTACATTAGTAATGTAGTTGGGTAGACATTAATATAATTTTGAGAACGGgctaaataaaatttttgtaaaataaatttaatttgtagaagtataataaaaaaaatggtcGAATCATACAAAAAtgaatgaataaaaataattccAAAGGGAGAAAATTTTTAAGGATGAGTTTATAGTTACAATTTTTAGATTTATTGCTAGTTCATTAAAGTCTTAAACCTTTTGAGGATATAAACATAATAACTTTTACAAGTATATTTTAGCAATTATACTCTGatctacattattattattattttaaataataatgagagagatgaaaaatgtttttctgatgaatattttgtaaaatagttttacgttatatttatatataataatacaCATTAAGATACTTGAAGGGTAtcttagaaaaaataatttaattattaaattttttaaaaaatattttgataaaaatacaatttaattaataaaaaaataatttattaaagagtattttggtaagtaaaattaatgacaaaaaataaaatttttgttaaagggtatttttgtaaaaagatcatttattttttcttgaaaaatggataaagttaaaattagttaacacaaaagaattaaaatagattaaagagaaggttttttaaaagttataaggtAGGGGaatgtacattttataaatagaggggaggacagtgtcattttagcatctcgcagGGGGTCAGGGGAGGGGAGTGAaattttctctatttttaatggtgtgaaattacatctaatggtgtgaaattacacattttttttaataattaaatactgattaaattttaataaaaatactaatccttaaattttttttttaaaaataaaatNNNNNNNNNNNNNNNNNNNNNNNNNNNNNNNNNNNNNNNNNNNNNNNNNNNNNNNNNNNNNNNNNNNNNNNNNNNNNNNNNNNNNNNNNNNNNNNNNNNNNNNNNNNNNNNNNNNNNNNNNNNNNNNNNNNNNNNNNNNNNNNNNNNNNNNNNNNNNNNNNNNNNNNNNNNNNNNNNNNNNNNNNNNNNNNNNNNNNNNNNNNNNNNNNNNNNNNNNNNNNNNNNNNNNNNNNNNNNNTAAATCTAAAATTCGATCTAATTTAtacaatttattaaaaataaaatttaatcaattcaaattaaattaatccAGTTTTAATTAGTTTTCCGTTTGAGTTAGATTAAATAAGCATTTTAATTTGGAAGGATTTTGCTATCTTATACCAACGAAAATATTTACGTTTCTACAAAATACGCATACGTGTATAATTATCACAACGTTTGTATTATAAAATTGACTTCATTACTATGTCACTTACGCATATATATAACTGCCATATAAACTTTGGATTCAACACGTGCTAAGTCTTATTGCGAAGGTCAAAGATTATAGCTGATGGCAAATATGATGAAATGGAAACTACCACAAAGTAATCAATCGAATCCATATAAAATCAGAGATCCAAGGCTAAGTGCCCTAATTATGCACCCTATTAGTTGAACAAAGTTAAGATAAGTTTTAAAAATGggttattagttattaatatatagagGGTTTGGAACATATGAGTTGGACCAATGATTATGAAGTGAGTGTCATGTTCAAGTGTGTAATTCTTCATATACGCGTGTCAAGTTATTGGGGATTAAGAAGATTACATAGATCATGCCTATAACCTAATCCATCAAAGTGACATGTTATTAGTTAATATATTCATTAAACAAGTCGAAAAATGATATAAAGCAAAAAGGTTAAGTTAATTAAATATAGTTATATTCTTGCCAGGTTAGAAAGCATATAGGGCAGACAAAGAGGGTGAACCGCACTCACAAAATGAGAGAGTTGTACTTCAATCTTACGGATTCAGCTAGGTTACTTCAGGTTTGGCAAAGAAATCCTTATAAGGAAAATATTAGAGAATTAATATTTTGagtatacaaaataaaaagaatgttAGAAAtagtgtaaaaaaaaaatagagttaaCTAATGTTAGTTCATATACAAGAGAAAAACTAGTATGATATAGTATATCAAACGAATAAAAATAACNNNNNNNNNNNNNNNNNNNNNNNNNNNNNNNNNNNNNNNNNNNNNNNNNNNNNNNNNNNNNNNNNNNNNNNNNNNNNNNNNNNNNNNNNNNNNNNNNNNNNNNNNNNNNNNNNNNNNNNNNNNNNNNNNNNNNNNNNNNNNNNNNNNNNNNNNNNNNNNNNNNNNNNNNNNNNNNNNNNNNNNNNNNNNNNNNNNNNNNNNNNNNNNNNNNNNNNNNNNNNNNNNNNNNNNNTcttactaataaaaatatataattttcaaaGAGTGCCAGAGTAGTTTAATgaaattatttgcattttattctgAACAATTATAAGTCTATTAAAACTTTTTTCTACATTCAAAAATCTGTGTGTGGCAGTTGCATATATGAAACCCCTAAAATAAAATAGAGTTGGATTATAATCATTTCTGACAAACAAACTTGTGTATTTCTGATTTCTTTGATGATAATTTCCATTAATGGATTATTATTTATAGTGAGcgattatttaaatttataaatacaTACCTTGTAACACGGATTACCAAATACGTTGTTTAACTTAATCAAATAAGGCATGCATTCATGGACACGCAAACTAATAGTCCTAGTTGTTTTTGGGGACTTTTGTTGACAGAAGCATAAAGAATTTTAACTTTTTGACTCGGAAGAtccaaagaaacataaaaatacaTCGATTGCAATATCTTGGCCGGTTCAGTAACGTAGATGGATTTTATTGAATTTGTTATTCTAACAATAATAAGTGACTAATAAAGAGACAAATTCTTAGCACTAGTCTAAATATTAAAACTAAAAAATCGGATTTGAAATTAACATGATGTTAATCTTCTCTAAATAAATAATTGTCTAACAATTTGGATACACAATGTCACGAAATCTAAGTAAATTAATTTAAGTACGTAGTTGTCTCTAACTAGGATGAACTCCATNAGTCAACCGTGgcaaaaaaatgataaattttattAGTGATATAACGTTACTTTTTATTTATACTATTGTTAATATGTAAAATagtaattaatattaaattaatcaaaataacAAATTCTTTAATCTTGGAGTTAATATATAGTACtaggtaaaaataaaaagaaattaaatgagaaaccaaagaaattaattttctcattttctttcttatttaattttcttttgtttctccCACTTAAAATTAAAGAACcagaaaaggagaaaaaaaaaagaagacgacttttttttttatgtttttttagcaaaacttttagtattttcattcttttaactTTAGGAAcaaatttttttgtaata is a genomic window of Arachis ipaensis cultivar K30076 chromosome B06, Araip1.1, whole genome shotgun sequence containing:
- the LOC107646735 gene encoding uncharacterized protein LOC107646735 translates to MGEPVPRQNPPYQAWDKDKEAKKKEEYNLEKPRIYHNYTPLRVFLVDIYRKICHTEKFLPPRSIKHKKDESQTKYYEYHKLYGHSTNDCYDLKNVIEKLVRQGRLERYLVDRSDDPGKRKTGAEDRGRRDRPPQTPDRHVHMINGGFAGGGVIKSSRKRHLKEVYQVSEDSNVPDLSIISFTKEDSQGVTPGHDDPIVITMILANANLHRTLVDMGSSADILFKHAFDKLGLEEKELRAYPGNLFGLGDTPIRPLGFILLHTTFGKGMKSRTLSVASTYNALIGQTILNQLVFQGLPKTLRSISDEVS